In Accipiter gentilis chromosome 17, bAccGen1.1, whole genome shotgun sequence, one DNA window encodes the following:
- the TALDO1 gene encoding transaldolase has translation MSVSPVKRQKMESVLDQLKHHTTVVADTGDFNAIDEYKPLDATTNPSLILAAAQMPAYQELVDDAVAYGKKLGGSEEEQIKNACDKLFVLFGAEILKRIPGRVSTEVDARLSFDKEGMIQRARRLIDLYKEAGIGKDRILIKLSSTWEGIQAGKVLEAEYGIHCNMTLLFSFAQAVACAEAGVTLISPFVGRILDWYVANGDKKTYEPSEDPGVKSVTKIYNYYKKFGYKTIVMGASFRNTGEIKALTGCDYLTISPKLLAELSKEYVKLTPTLSVKEAQACELQKIHLDEKAFRWHHNEDQMAVEKLSDGIRKFAADAIKLERMLKERMFSAENGK, from the exons ATGTCGGTGTCCCCCGTGAAGCGGCAGAAGATGGAGTCGGTGCTGGACCAGCTCAAGCACCACACCACCGTGGTGGCCGATACCGGCGACTTCAACG CAATTGATGAGTACAAGCCCCTGGATGCCACCACAAACCCATCTCTGATACTAGCTGCTGCTCAGATGCCAGCTTACCAGGAACTTGTGGATGATGCTGTTGCCTATGGGAAAAAACTTGGCGG GTCAGAAGAGGAACAGATCAAAAATGCTTGTGACAAACTCTTTGTATTATTTGGAGCTGAAATATTGAAGAGGATACCTGGCCGTGTGTCCACAGAAGTAGATGCAAG GTTGTCCTTTGATAAGGAAGGAATGATTCAAAGGGCCAGGCGCCTCATTGACCTTTATAAGGAAGCAGGAATTGGTAAAGATCGTATTCTCATAAAGCTCTCTTCAACATGGGAAGGAATCCAGGCTGGCAA GGTTCTGGAAGCAGAGTATGGGATTCACTGCAACATGACCTTGCTGTTCTCCTTTGCTCAGGCAGTTGCCTGTGCTGAAGCTGGAGTTACTCTGATTTCCCCATTCGTAGGACGTATCCTGGATTGGTATGTTGCAAATGGAGATAAAAAAACCTATGAGCCTTCAGAGGACCCAG GAGTGAAGAGTGTCACTAAGATCTACAACTACTACAAAAAGTTTGGATACAAAACTATTGTGATGGGTGCTTCATTTCGAAATACGGGAGAAATAAAAGCGCTTACAGGCTGTGACTATCTCACTATTTCACCCAAGCTTTTGGCAGAGCTCAGCAAAGAGTATGTCAAGTTAACTCCCACACTCAGTGTAAAAGAGG CTCAGGCATGTGAGCTTCAGAAGATCCACCTGGATGAGAAGGCATTCCGCTGGCACCATAATGAAGACCAAATGGCTGTGGAGAAATTATCTGATGGGatcagaaaatttgctgcagatGCAATTAAGCTGGAGAGGATGTTAAAG GAGCGAATGTTCAGTGCTGAAAATGGAAAGTAG